From bacterium, the proteins below share one genomic window:
- a CDS encoding acyl-CoA dehydrogenase family protein: protein MDFLLTDEQLQVEGMVRALSGKEFAPRAAQVDEESLYPAENHRLLADLGLLGMLYPASFGGSEAGPVSYAIALREVAGGCASTGVGMAVTNMTGEAIFRFGNDAQRRRYLPMLSGGNGAGAFALTEPGAGSDAGGLSTFAREDGDGYVLDGTKAFITNGAHACVTIVMALTRKAPRKISAFLVDPGLPGFSVGKSEHKMGIKGSDTVSLSFEECRVPKSAMLGAPGEGLKIALSALDGGRIGIASQAIGIARSALSTAAVYARDRRQFGRAIGEFQAIQWKLADAATELDAAQLLVFRAASLKEKGLPYSKEASMAKLFATEAGNRACHAAVQVLGGYGYIREYPVERHLRDIRVTTIYEGTSEIQRLVISRALLG from the coding sequence ATGGATTTCCTCCTCACCGACGAGCAGCTGCAGGTCGAGGGGATGGTGCGCGCCCTCTCCGGGAAGGAGTTCGCCCCCCGCGCCGCGCAGGTCGACGAGGAGAGCCTCTACCCCGCGGAGAACCACCGGCTCCTGGCGGACCTGGGGCTGCTGGGAATGCTGTACCCGGCGTCGTTCGGCGGGTCGGAGGCGGGCCCCGTCTCCTACGCCATCGCCCTCAGGGAAGTCGCGGGAGGATGCGCCTCGACGGGAGTAGGGATGGCGGTCACCAACATGACCGGCGAGGCGATCTTCCGGTTCGGGAACGATGCGCAGCGGAGACGCTATCTCCCGATGCTTTCGGGCGGGAATGGCGCGGGGGCGTTCGCCCTCACCGAGCCCGGCGCCGGTTCCGACGCCGGGGGGCTTTCGACCTTTGCCCGGGAAGACGGCGACGGATACGTCCTTGACGGCACGAAAGCCTTCATCACGAACGGCGCGCACGCCTGCGTCACGATCGTCATGGCGCTGACGCGGAAGGCGCCGCGGAAAATCAGCGCGTTCCTGGTGGATCCGGGATTACCGGGGTTCTCCGTCGGGAAGAGCGAGCACAAGATGGGCATCAAGGGATCCGACACCGTCTCCCTTTCCTTCGAGGAATGCCGTGTGCCGAAATCCGCGATGCTGGGCGCGCCCGGGGAAGGATTGAAGATCGCGCTCTCGGCGCTCGACGGTGGACGGATCGGCATCGCGTCGCAGGCGATCGGGATCGCGCGGTCGGCGCTTTCCACGGCGGCGGTGTACGCGAGGGACCGCCGCCAGTTCGGGCGGGCGATCGGCGAATTCCAGGCGATCCAGTGGAAGCTCGCGGACGCCGCGACCGAGCTCGATGCCGCCCAGTTGCTCGTGTTCCGGGCCGCGTCCCTGAAGGAAAAGGGCCTCCCGTACTCGAAAGAGGCCTCGATGGCAAAGCTCTTCGCCACGGAGGCGGGGAACAGGGCGTGCCACGCCGCGGTGCAGGTGCTGGGCGGGTACGGTTACATCCGGGAATATCCGGTCGAGCGTCACCTGCGCGACATCCGGGTGACCACGATCTACGAGGGAACCTCCGAGATCCAGCGGCTCGTGATCTCGCGGGCCCTCCTCGGGTAG
- a CDS encoding cobalamin B12-binding domain-containing protein — protein sequence MAKGKGAAATSKKAVRKIRILVGKPGLDGHDRGAKIIARALRDAGVEVIYTGLHQTPEMIVSAAAQEDVDGIGLSILSGAHNYLFPRILQLLREKKMGDVVLFGGGIIPDDDIPKLLKKGVDRVFTPGTPIQEIVDYVNERIRPRK from the coding sequence ATGGCAAAGGGAAAGGGCGCGGCGGCGACCTCGAAGAAGGCGGTTCGGAAAATCCGTATTCTCGTCGGGAAACCTGGGCTCGACGGCCACGACCGGGGGGCGAAGATCATCGCGCGCGCCCTTCGCGACGCGGGTGTCGAAGTCATCTACACGGGTCTGCACCAGACGCCGGAAATGATCGTCAGCGCCGCGGCGCAGGAGGACGTCGACGGCATCGGCCTGTCGATCCTCTCCGGGGCGCACAACTACCTGTTCCCGCGGATCCTCCAGCTGCTCCGCGAGAAGAAGATGGGCGACGTGGTGCTCTTCGGAGGGGGGATCATTCCGGACGACGACATCCCGAAGCTCTTGAAGAAGGGGGTCGACCGGGTCTTCACGCCGGGGACACCGATCCAGGAGATCGTCGACTACGTGAACGAACGGATCCGGCCGCGAAAATGA
- a CDS encoding enoyl-CoA hydratase/isomerase family protein produces the protein MDFEHLLVDVSERIATVTFNRPKSLNALNPATVRELGAAMEELSQRPDVGAVLLTGAGEKAFIAGADISVMKGFTTIEALDFSLLGQRVLSFIESMSQPVIGAINGFALGGGCEVAMACDLLIAADTARFGQPEVNLGIIPGYGGTQRLPRLVGRNLAKEMVLTGEMISAQRAYEIGLVNKVVPAAELMGSARELARKILSRGPVAVRAAKMAMNRGLDLDLGNACALEASLFAAGFSTADREEGISAFLEKRKAIFSGK, from the coding sequence ATGGATTTCGAACACCTTCTGGTCGACGTTTCGGAACGGATCGCGACGGTCACCTTCAATCGCCCGAAATCCCTGAACGCCTTGAACCCCGCGACGGTGAGGGAGCTCGGCGCCGCCATGGAAGAGCTCTCGCAGCGGCCGGACGTGGGGGCTGTCCTCCTGACCGGCGCCGGGGAGAAGGCGTTCATCGCGGGTGCGGACATCTCCGTGATGAAAGGGTTCACGACGATCGAGGCGCTCGATTTCTCCCTCCTCGGCCAGCGTGTCCTCTCCTTCATCGAGTCGATGTCCCAACCGGTCATCGGCGCGATCAACGGCTTCGCGCTGGGCGGGGGATGCGAGGTGGCGATGGCGTGCGACCTGCTGATCGCGGCGGACACGGCACGCTTCGGCCAGCCGGAGGTGAACCTCGGGATCATCCCGGGATACGGCGGGACGCAACGCCTGCCGCGCCTTGTCGGGCGAAATCTCGCGAAGGAGATGGTCCTCACCGGGGAGATGATCTCCGCGCAGCGTGCGTACGAGATCGGACTGGTGAACAAGGTCGTCCCGGCGGCGGAGCTGATGGGCTCCGCGAGGGAGCTCGCGAGAAAGATCCTCTCCCGCGGCCCGGTGGCCGTACGCGCCGCGAAGATGGCGATGAACCGTGGGCTCGACCTGGACCTGGGAAACGCATGCGCGCTCGAGGCGAGCCTGTTCGCCGCCGGATTTTCGACCGCCGACAGGGAGGAAGGCATCTCCGCGTTCCTCGAAAAGCGAAAGGCGATCTTCTCGGGGAAGTGA
- a CDS encoding thiolase domain-containing protein (Catalyzes the synthesis of acetoacetyl coenzyme A from two molecules of acetyl coenzyme A. It can also act as a thiolase, catalyzing the reverse reaction and generating two-carbon units from the four-carbon product of fatty acid oxidation), protein MRPVYMVSGGVSKFAKARPDATFQKIVKESFDYAMNDVPKLKHSMIDGSVVSYFSDHFTRQLMAGIMATDYLGLCPKPNKRIEGGGATGGLCFQAGWEAVASGRMNVCAAFGFETMSRVPTWKGNEFIALASDVNFDYPVGGFYSGYYAMMVNRHMHEFGTTVEQLAMVSVKNHMNAYGNPYAQKRRKLTIADVRNSAMVAYPLTLLDICVMSDGAATCILADEETAFKLTDHPVKITGVGTGTDMMRMSDRPHGEVLLAPNEKKSDYRKLKYPGVHSFRAGRSAGLQAYRMAGITDPLKQIDFVELHDAYTSSEIQTYEDLALCRYGDGGKFVEAGYPFMPQIDYGMKLPMKGTLPVNPSGGLIACGHPVGATGLMQAVFAFWQIQGSIKKHYGSGELQLKKADRGLIHSHAGTGTYVTVSIMERGW, encoded by the coding sequence GTGAGACCGGTCTACATGGTATCCGGCGGCGTGAGCAAATTCGCGAAGGCCCGCCCGGACGCGACGTTCCAGAAGATCGTGAAGGAGTCGTTCGACTACGCCATGAACGACGTTCCGAAGCTCAAGCATTCCATGATCGACGGGTCCGTGGTCTCCTACTTCTCCGACCACTTCACCCGCCAGCTCATGGCGGGGATCATGGCGACCGACTACCTGGGCCTGTGCCCGAAACCGAACAAGCGGATCGAGGGCGGCGGCGCCACGGGCGGCCTCTGTTTCCAGGCGGGGTGGGAGGCGGTCGCCTCGGGGCGGATGAACGTCTGCGCCGCGTTCGGCTTCGAGACGATGTCCCGCGTACCGACGTGGAAGGGGAACGAGTTCATCGCCCTCGCGTCCGACGTCAACTTCGACTACCCGGTCGGGGGATTCTACTCCGGGTACTACGCGATGATGGTGAACCGGCACATGCACGAGTTCGGCACCACGGTCGAGCAGCTCGCGATGGTGTCGGTGAAGAACCACATGAACGCGTACGGCAACCCGTACGCCCAGAAGCGGCGCAAGCTGACCATCGCCGACGTGCGGAACTCCGCCATGGTCGCCTACCCGCTGACCCTTCTCGACATCTGCGTGATGTCCGACGGCGCGGCGACCTGCATCCTCGCCGACGAGGAGACGGCGTTCAAGCTCACGGACCACCCCGTGAAGATCACCGGCGTGGGGACGGGCACCGACATGATGCGCATGTCGGACCGGCCGCACGGCGAGGTGCTCCTCGCCCCGAACGAGAAGAAGAGCGACTACAGGAAGCTGAAATACCCCGGCGTGCACTCCTTCCGGGCGGGCCGCAGCGCGGGGCTCCAGGCCTACAGGATGGCGGGGATCACCGACCCCCTGAAACAGATCGACTTCGTGGAACTCCACGACGCCTACACCTCCTCGGAGATCCAGACGTACGAGGACCTCGCCCTGTGCAGATACGGCGACGGCGGGAAGTTCGTCGAAGCGGGATACCCCTTCATGCCGCAGATCGACTACGGGATGAAGCTCCCGATGAAGGGGACGCTTCCGGTGAACCCCTCGGGCGGGCTGATCGCCTGCGGCCACCCGGTGGGCGCAACGGGACTCATGCAGGCCGTTTTCGCCTTCTGGCAGATCCAGGGGAGCATCAAGAAGCATTACGGCAGCGGGGAACTGCAATTGAAGAAAGCCGATCGCGGGCTGATCCACAGCCACGCGGGCACGGGGACCTACGTCACCGTGTCGATCATGGAACGGGGGTGGTGA
- the cobO gene encoding cob(I)yrinic acid a,c-diamide adenosyltransferase, which produces MRDGSIGKGYVQVYTGNGKGKTTASLGLAVRAAGHGLKTVVIQFMKGWIDYGELAGVRMLAPHVEIHQAGRDTFVNRKNPDPEDIRLAQEGWKLAREVISGRKADIVVLDEVNCAMDFGLLPVEEVLEAIKGKPDGMELVLTGRGAPPEIIEAADLVTEMREIRHYYAKGVDARVGVER; this is translated from the coding sequence GTGCGGGACGGGTCGATCGGAAAAGGGTACGTTCAGGTCTACACCGGGAACGGGAAGGGGAAGACCACCGCCTCCCTCGGGCTCGCCGTTCGGGCCGCCGGACACGGCTTGAAGACGGTCGTCATCCAGTTCATGAAGGGGTGGATCGACTACGGCGAACTCGCGGGGGTCCGGATGCTCGCCCCCCACGTCGAGATCCACCAGGCGGGACGCGACACCTTCGTGAACCGGAAGAACCCGGACCCCGAAGACATCCGGCTGGCGCAGGAAGGCTGGAAGCTGGCGAGGGAGGTCATCTCGGGCCGGAAGGCGGATATCGTGGTCCTCGACGAGGTCAATTGCGCGATGGATTTCGGCCTCCTCCCCGTAGAAGAGGTCCTCGAGGCGATCAAGGGGAAGCCCGACGGGATGGAACTCGTCCTCACGGGCCGCGGGGCGCCGCCGGAGATCATCGAGGCGGCGGACCTTGTCACCGAGATGCGGGAAATCCGACACTATTACGCGAAGGGCGTGGACGCCCGCGTCGGCGTGGAACGGTGA
- a CDS encoding acyl-CoA dehydrogenase family protein yields MEFVLNDEQQALRDMLRTFVAKEVRPKAGEWDASAEFPRDTVAKLGELGLLGAMVPEEYGGSGMDTVSYAVAVEEISKGDGSLGLTVASHNSLCTAHILGFGSEAVKRKYLPGLASGKTLGAWGLTEPGSGSDSLGMRTRAEWKKDRWVINGSKMFITQGSVAGVYVVLAVTDRGKGKDGVTAFVFPSGTKGLSIGKTLHKLGMRSSDTAELILEDLEVGPDAVVGQVNSGFRDTMKNLAGGRISIAALSVGIGLGAMQEALAYSRERTQFGQAVSEFQAIQWMFADMGTELEAAELMTFRAAYLKDAGRPYVREAAMAKLFSSEAAMRATIKAVQVFGGYGYTQEYPAERYMRDAKLCEIGEGTSEVQRIIIARDLIRGH; encoded by the coding sequence ATGGAGTTCGTCCTGAACGACGAGCAGCAGGCGTTGCGGGACATGCTGCGAACGTTCGTGGCGAAGGAGGTCCGGCCGAAGGCGGGGGAATGGGACGCGTCGGCGGAGTTCCCCCGGGACACGGTCGCGAAACTCGGCGAACTCGGACTCCTCGGGGCGATGGTCCCCGAGGAGTACGGCGGTTCCGGGATGGACACGGTGAGCTACGCCGTCGCCGTCGAAGAGATCTCCAAGGGGGACGGCTCGCTCGGGCTGACGGTGGCCTCCCACAACTCCCTGTGCACCGCGCACATCCTGGGCTTCGGCTCGGAGGCGGTGAAGCGGAAATACCTCCCGGGGCTGGCGTCCGGGAAGACCCTCGGGGCCTGGGGCCTGACGGAGCCCGGTTCCGGCTCCGACTCCCTCGGGATGCGGACGAGGGCCGAATGGAAGAAGGACCGCTGGGTGATCAACGGGAGCAAGATGTTCATAACCCAGGGGAGCGTCGCCGGGGTATACGTGGTCCTCGCCGTCACGGACAGGGGGAAGGGGAAGGACGGCGTCACCGCATTCGTCTTCCCGTCCGGCACGAAGGGGCTCTCGATCGGGAAAACGCTCCACAAGCTCGGGATGCGCTCCTCGGACACCGCCGAACTGATCCTCGAGGATCTCGAGGTGGGGCCCGACGCCGTGGTGGGGCAGGTCAATTCCGGGTTCCGCGACACGATGAAAAACCTCGCCGGGGGGCGGATCTCGATCGCCGCCCTCTCCGTGGGGATCGGCCTCGGGGCGATGCAGGAGGCGCTGGCCTATTCCAGGGAGCGGACGCAATTCGGGCAGGCGGTGTCGGAGTTCCAGGCGATCCAGTGGATGTTCGCGGACATGGGGACCGAGCTCGAGGCCGCGGAGTTGATGACCTTCCGTGCGGCGTATCTGAAGGACGCCGGTCGCCCGTATGTCCGGGAAGCGGCGATGGCGAAGCTCTTCTCCTCCGAGGCCGCGATGCGGGCGACGATCAAGGCGGTCCAGGTGTTCGGCGGGTACGGGTACACCCAGGAGTATCCCGCGGAGCGGTACATGCGGGACGCCAAGCTGTGCGAGATCGGGGAAGGGACCTCGGAGGTGCAGCGGATCATCATCGCACGCGACCTGATCCGGGGGCATTGA
- a CDS encoding acyl-CoA dehydrogenase: MVFDLTEEQRMIQETAREFARKEVLPKAAELDENSRFPEELIREMAGLGFMGISVPEEYGGAGMDNVCYAIAMEEISRACASTGVIMSVNNSLACDPILKFGSEEIKREYLVPMASGKTLGCFGLTEPGAGSDAGSQKTSAVRDGDFYVVNGTKNFITNAPQADTCVLFTMTDKAKAHKGITAFVVDMKWKGVSLGKHEKKMGIRASATSSIIFEDVRVPAKNRLGNEGDGFKIAMHTLDGGRIGIASQAIGIARAAFEDALAYSKDRKQFGQAICDFQAIQWMLSDIATEIDAARLLTWRAAWMKDRKMRHSKESSMAKLYASEVAMRAAVKGVQIHGGYGYINEYPAERHFRDAKITEIYEGTSEIQRLVISAALLKG, encoded by the coding sequence ATGGTGTTCGACCTGACCGAAGAGCAGAGGATGATCCAGGAGACGGCGAGGGAGTTCGCCCGGAAGGAGGTCCTCCCGAAGGCGGCCGAGCTGGACGAGAACAGCCGCTTCCCCGAGGAGCTGATCCGCGAGATGGCCGGGCTCGGCTTCATGGGGATCTCCGTCCCCGAGGAGTACGGGGGCGCCGGGATGGACAACGTCTGCTACGCGATCGCCATGGAGGAGATCTCCCGGGCATGCGCCTCGACCGGCGTCATCATGTCCGTCAACAATTCCCTGGCGTGCGACCCGATCCTCAAGTTCGGCTCCGAGGAGATCAAGCGGGAATACCTCGTCCCGATGGCCTCCGGGAAGACGCTCGGCTGCTTCGGGCTCACGGAGCCGGGCGCAGGCTCCGACGCCGGTTCCCAGAAGACCTCCGCGGTCCGGGACGGGGATTTCTACGTCGTCAACGGAACCAAGAACTTCATCACGAACGCGCCCCAGGCGGACACCTGCGTCCTCTTCACGATGACCGACAAGGCGAAGGCCCACAAGGGGATCACCGCGTTCGTCGTCGACATGAAATGGAAGGGCGTCTCGCTCGGGAAGCACGAGAAGAAGATGGGCATCAGGGCGTCGGCCACCTCGTCGATCATCTTCGAGGATGTACGCGTCCCTGCGAAGAACCGGCTGGGGAACGAGGGGGACGGGTTCAAGATCGCCATGCACACCCTCGACGGGGGACGGATCGGGATCGCGTCCCAGGCGATCGGGATCGCCCGCGCCGCGTTCGAGGACGCCCTCGCCTACTCGAAGGACCGGAAGCAGTTCGGCCAGGCGATCTGCGATTTCCAGGCGATTCAATGGATGCTGTCGGACATCGCCACCGAAATCGACGCGGCGCGGCTTCTCACCTGGAGGGCCGCCTGGATGAAGGACCGCAAGATGCGCCACTCCAAGGAGTCCTCGATGGCGAAGCTGTACGCATCGGAGGTCGCGATGCGCGCCGCGGTGAAGGGCGTCCAGATCCACGGCGGGTACGGGTACATCAACGAATACCCCGCGGAGCGGCACTTCCGCGACGCGAAGATCACGGAGATCTACGAGGGGACCTCCGAGATCCAGCGCCTGGTCATCTCGGCCGCGCTTCTGAAGGGATAG
- a CDS encoding Zn-ribbon domain-containing OB-fold protein: MTGTTVFNVPLPADLKALKGMSPIVVKQPYQIDYIHSYGQDSPFFAGLSNRKLLGTKCPKCDYTWATPRLACTQCGGETDWVELPQTGRVHTFTTCYFGGEEFLKETPFHLVLVEFDGVDTLLLSRLLGPEQPEDIRIGMKVKAKFRRHSQLKPTDVYFVPAE; encoded by the coding sequence ATGACCGGGACGACGGTGTTCAACGTGCCGTTGCCCGCGGACCTGAAGGCGCTGAAAGGGATGTCCCCGATCGTCGTCAAGCAGCCGTACCAGATCGACTACATCCACTCCTACGGGCAGGACTCCCCCTTCTTCGCGGGGCTTTCGAACCGGAAGCTTCTCGGGACGAAATGCCCGAAGTGCGACTACACCTGGGCCACTCCGAGGCTGGCGTGCACGCAGTGCGGCGGGGAGACCGATTGGGTGGAACTTCCGCAGACGGGGAGGGTCCACACCTTCACCACCTGCTATTTCGGCGGCGAGGAGTTCCTGAAGGAGACCCCTTTCCACCTCGTGCTGGTGGAGTTCGACGGGGTCGACACGCTCCTGCTCTCCCGCCTGCTCGGGCCGGAACAGCCGGAGGACATCCGGATCGGGATGAAGGTGAAGGCGAAGTTCCGCCGCCATTCCCAACTGAAGCCGACCGATGTCTATTTCGTGCCCGCGGAGTAG
- a CDS encoding methylmalonyl-CoA mutase family protein yields the protein MYDKKKLAAIAARRKKWQEEDLASNHRKSPPRLDRFSTVSDEEIDLLYTPDSLSNFDYEEDLGNPGQYPYTRGVQSTMYRGRLWTMRQFAGFGSAEDTNARFKFLLSQGQTGLSTAFHFPTLMGYDSDSPRAKGEVGMCGVAVDSLKDMEILFDGIPLDKVTTSMTINGPAAMVFAMYLAVAEKQGVPFRKVGGTIQNDILKEYIAQHSWIFPPEPSMRIITDILAYCADNVPRWNTISISGYHIREAGSTAVQELAFTIADGIAYVQAGIDAGIPVDKFAPRLSYFFNAHMDFFEEIAKYRAARRMWARIMRERFHAKDENSWKLRFHTQTAGCTLTAQQPMNNVVRVALQALSGVLGGTQSLHTNSMDETMALPTEQAVTVALRTQQIIAEESGVANTIDPLGGSFFVEQLTNEMEEKAMEYIRKIDEMGGMVAAIKQGYPQREVADAAFHFQRLVDAGKKRIVGLNAYESQEGTPIPLLKIDELVEKQQVARTREVRRRRNAKKARACLSALKEGSLTPNVNLMPLLVDAAREYVTLGEMCDTLRETMGVYTDPAMF from the coding sequence ATGTACGACAAGAAGAAGCTCGCGGCGATAGCGGCCCGAAGGAAGAAGTGGCAAGAGGAGGATCTGGCGTCGAACCATCGCAAATCGCCGCCGCGCCTCGATCGGTTCTCCACGGTTTCCGACGAGGAGATCGACCTCCTGTACACCCCCGATTCGCTTTCGAACTTCGACTACGAGGAGGACCTCGGGAATCCCGGCCAATATCCATACACCCGGGGAGTGCAATCGACGATGTACCGGGGACGGTTGTGGACGATGCGCCAGTTCGCCGGGTTCGGGTCGGCGGAGGACACGAACGCGCGGTTCAAGTTCCTCCTCTCGCAGGGACAGACCGGGCTTTCCACCGCCTTCCACTTTCCGACGCTCATGGGATACGACTCGGACTCTCCCCGCGCGAAGGGCGAGGTCGGGATGTGCGGCGTCGCCGTCGATTCGCTGAAGGACATGGAGATCCTGTTCGACGGGATCCCGCTGGACAAGGTCACCACGTCGATGACGATCAACGGCCCGGCGGCGATGGTCTTCGCCATGTACCTCGCGGTCGCGGAAAAGCAGGGGGTTCCCTTTCGCAAGGTCGGCGGCACCATCCAGAACGACATTCTCAAGGAGTACATCGCCCAGCATTCGTGGATCTTCCCCCCCGAGCCGTCGATGCGGATCATCACCGACATCCTCGCCTACTGCGCCGACAACGTCCCGCGATGGAACACGATCAGCATCAGCGGGTACCACATCCGGGAAGCGGGCTCCACGGCGGTCCAGGAGCTGGCCTTCACGATCGCCGACGGGATCGCCTATGTCCAGGCCGGGATCGACGCGGGGATCCCGGTGGACAAATTCGCGCCGCGCCTGTCGTACTTCTTCAACGCCCACATGGACTTTTTCGAGGAGATCGCGAAGTACCGGGCCGCCCGCCGGATGTGGGCGCGCATCATGAGGGAGCGGTTCCACGCGAAGGACGAGAATTCGTGGAAGCTCCGGTTTCACACCCAGACGGCGGGGTGCACGCTCACCGCGCAACAGCCGATGAACAACGTGGTCCGTGTCGCCCTCCAGGCGCTCTCGGGTGTCCTCGGGGGCACGCAGTCGCTCCACACGAACTCGATGGACGAAACGATGGCGCTTCCGACCGAACAGGCCGTGACCGTCGCGCTGCGGACCCAGCAGATCATCGCCGAGGAGTCGGGCGTCGCCAACACCATCGATCCCCTGGGCGGCTCGTTCTTCGTGGAACAGCTGACGAACGAAATGGAAGAGAAGGCGATGGAGTACATCCGGAAGATCGACGAGATGGGCGGGATGGTGGCCGCGATCAAGCAGGGGTATCCGCAGCGGGAGGTGGCCGATGCGGCCTTCCATTTCCAGCGGCTGGTCGACGCGGGGAAGAAGCGGATCGTCGGCCTCAACGCGTACGAGTCGCAGGAGGGGACCCCGATCCCCCTGCTGAAGATCGACGAACTCGTCGAGAAGCAGCAGGTCGCCCGGACGAGGGAAGTCCGGCGCCGGCGGAACGCGAAAAAGGCGCGGGCGTGCCTGTCCGCGCTGAAGGAAGGATCCCTCACCCCGAACGTCAACCTGATGCCGCTCCTGGTGGACGCGGCGCGCGAGTATGTCACCCTCGGCGAGATGTGCGACACCCTCCGGGAGACGATGGGCGTGTACACCGATCCGGCGATGTTCTGA
- a CDS encoding 3-hydroxybutyryl-CoA dehydrogenase yields MSISKIGVLGAGQMGSGIAQVSLMAGMQVVLNDVSETILDRSRAGIVKGLDILVRKEKISAQEKERALSGLRTTTDFAAFASCDFAVEAATEREELKLSLFRKLDEVVPAGRILATNTSSISITKIAAATRRPAQVIGMHFMNPVPLMKLVEVIRGLQTSTETFDATMALARALGKEPVPANDFPGFIANRILMPMINEAVYALMEGVGEAADIDAIMRMGANHPMGPLALADLIGLDTCLEVMNVLQEGLGDSKYRPCPLLRKHVEAGYLGKKTGRGFYTYEKAA; encoded by the coding sequence ATGAGCATTTCAAAGATAGGCGTCCTCGGGGCCGGGCAGATGGGAAGCGGGATCGCGCAGGTCTCCTTGATGGCCGGGATGCAGGTCGTCCTGAACGACGTGTCCGAGACGATCCTCGACCGGTCCCGCGCCGGAATCGTGAAGGGGCTCGACATCCTCGTCCGCAAGGAGAAAATCTCGGCGCAGGAGAAGGAGCGCGCGCTCTCCGGGCTCCGGACGACGACCGATTTCGCGGCCTTCGCCTCCTGCGACTTCGCCGTGGAAGCGGCCACGGAACGGGAGGAGCTGAAGCTTTCCCTCTTCCGGAAGCTCGACGAGGTGGTCCCGGCCGGGCGGATCCTCGCGACGAACACCTCCTCGATCTCGATCACGAAGATCGCCGCCGCGACGAGGCGGCCGGCGCAGGTGATCGGGATGCACTTCATGAACCCGGTCCCCCTCATGAAGCTCGTCGAGGTGATCCGGGGGCTGCAGACCTCGACGGAGACGTTCGACGCGACGATGGCGCTCGCCCGCGCGCTCGGGAAGGAGCCGGTCCCCGCGAACGACTTTCCGGGGTTCATCGCGAACCGGATCCTCATGCCGATGATCAACGAGGCCGTCTACGCCCTGATGGAAGGTGTCGGGGAGGCCGCCGACATCGACGCGATCATGAGGATGGGGGCGAACCACCCGATGGGGCCGCTGGCGCTGGCGGACCTCATCGGGCTCGACACCTGCCTCGAGGTGATGAACGTCCTGCAGGAGGGGTTGGGGGATTCGAAGTACCGGCCGTGCCCGCTCCTTCGCAAGCATGTCGAGGCCGGCTACCTCGGGAAGAAGACGGGCCGCGGCTTCTACACGTACGAGAAGGCGGCATAA